A region from the Spirochaeta thermophila DSM 6192 genome encodes:
- a CDS encoding class I SAM-dependent rRNA methyltransferase → MMHPSVIIRSSRLDSIRRRHPWVFSGAVARTEGDPAPGDIVTLRSEEGHYLGIGTHEGGNIAVRILSFDEEEIDASFWHRRLEAAFARRRALGLTDSPETTAYRLVHGGGDDLPGLILDYYDGVVVFQTHSIGVHRHRESIVEALRTLYGHHLKAVYDKSRATLPPSYEMENGYLYRNGDLSLPWEIREHGLRFLVDWEEGQKTGFYLDQRDNRALVARLAEGRRVLNGFSYTGGFTLNALAGGAVHVTSVDRSDKALTLLERNLALNDLPSGRHTSICAEVLPYLKEHGHEYDLIILDPPAFAKHVQHRHKAIIAYKHLNKHALRTVRPGGIMITFSCSQVVELPHFVGAVRAAAIDVGRRVTIIGTLHQPPDHPVNIYQPESEYLKGLVLYVE, encoded by the coding sequence ATGATGCATCCTTCCGTGATCATACGAAGCTCCAGACTCGATTCGATCCGCAGGCGCCACCCCTGGGTCTTCTCCGGCGCGGTCGCACGAACCGAAGGAGACCCTGCACCCGGCGACATCGTCACCCTCCGCAGCGAGGAAGGGCATTACCTCGGCATCGGCACCCACGAAGGCGGGAACATCGCGGTACGCATCCTCTCCTTCGACGAGGAGGAGATCGACGCATCGTTCTGGCACCGCCGCCTCGAGGCCGCCTTCGCCAGACGCCGCGCCCTCGGGCTCACCGACTCCCCGGAGACCACCGCCTACCGACTCGTACACGGCGGAGGCGACGACCTCCCCGGCCTCATCCTCGACTACTACGACGGTGTGGTGGTATTCCAGACCCACTCCATAGGGGTGCACCGGCACCGGGAATCCATCGTGGAAGCCCTGCGGACCCTCTACGGGCACCACCTCAAGGCCGTCTACGACAAGAGCAGGGCCACCCTCCCCCCCTCCTACGAGATGGAGAACGGCTACCTCTACCGGAACGGGGATCTCTCCCTCCCCTGGGAGATCCGTGAGCACGGGCTCCGCTTCCTGGTGGACTGGGAAGAGGGGCAGAAGACCGGCTTCTACCTCGACCAGAGGGACAACCGCGCCCTCGTGGCACGGCTCGCCGAAGGAAGACGCGTGCTCAACGGTTTCTCCTACACAGGAGGCTTCACCCTCAACGCCCTCGCCGGGGGAGCGGTCCACGTCACATCGGTGGACCGATCGGACAAGGCCCTCACACTCCTCGAACGCAACCTCGCGCTCAACGACCTCCCCTCCGGACGCCATACCTCGATCTGCGCCGAGGTGCTCCCCTACCTCAAGGAACACGGCCACGAGTACGACCTCATCATCCTCGATCCCCCCGCCTTCGCGAAACACGTACAGCACCGGCACAAGGCCATCATCGCCTACAAACACCTCAACAAACACGCCCTCAGGACCGTCAGACCCGGGGGGATCATGATCACCTTTTCCTGCAGCCAGGTGGTCGAACTCCCCCACTTCGTGGGCGCAGTGCGCGCCGCAGCCATCGACGTGGGCCGCAGAGTCACCATCATCGGTACCCTCCACCAGCCGCCCGACCACCCGGTGAACATCTACCAACCCGAGAGCGAGTACCTCAAGGGACTGGTCCTCTATGTGGAATAA
- the leuA gene encoding 2-isopropylmalate synthase, giving the protein MKNAHKYRPFPFRVSLPDRTWPDKHITAPPAWCSVDLRDGNQALPVPMNVDQKLEFFKLLCDTGFKEIEVGFPSASQIEYDFTRQLIEEHLIPDDVYIQVLTQARPHLIDRTVEAVQGAKKVILHMYVATSVMHRTIVFKRSKEEVKKIAVDGTLYMKSLLPRLAGSEVVYEFSPEAFNMTEPEFALEVCEAVVEAWNPKETGGKVILNLPATVEGSTPNVYADQIEWFCRNFSRRDEVIISVHTHNDRGTGVAATELALLAGAERVEGTLFGNGERTGNLDIVAVALNMYAEGVDPGLDLSDLPRIRSVYERCTGMTIHPRHPYAGDLVFTAFSGSHQDAIKKAMDLLKTEKKDYWEVPYLPIDPMDIGRSYKAIIRINSQSGKGGVSYVLQEEFGLEIPKGMHPEVGKKVNEVSDALVRELSPQEVYEVFEKHFLNLSDPYDLVSYRIETEGKTVQITARVKERGEEKVLTGTGNGPIDAFVHAMKGQGWNDFEITDYHEQALGKGSDTEAVAYIRITRDGRDYWGAGRHTDTIAASIHALLSAYNRVYTK; this is encoded by the coding sequence ATGAAGAACGCACACAAGTACCGGCCCTTCCCCTTCCGGGTCTCTCTCCCCGACAGGACGTGGCCCGACAAGCACATCACCGCTCCACCTGCATGGTGCAGCGTCGACCTGCGTGACGGCAACCAAGCCCTCCCTGTCCCCATGAACGTGGACCAGAAGCTCGAGTTCTTCAAGCTCCTCTGTGACACGGGGTTCAAGGAGATCGAAGTCGGCTTCCCCTCCGCCTCCCAGATAGAGTACGACTTCACCCGCCAACTCATAGAGGAACACCTCATCCCCGACGATGTGTACATCCAGGTCCTTACCCAGGCACGCCCCCACCTCATCGATCGTACCGTGGAGGCCGTGCAGGGGGCGAAGAAGGTCATTCTCCACATGTACGTAGCGACCTCGGTGATGCACAGGACCATCGTCTTCAAACGTTCTAAAGAAGAGGTGAAGAAGATTGCAGTGGACGGCACCCTCTACATGAAGTCCCTCCTCCCCCGCCTCGCCGGTAGTGAGGTGGTCTACGAGTTCTCTCCAGAAGCCTTCAACATGACCGAACCCGAGTTCGCCCTGGAGGTATGCGAGGCCGTGGTGGAGGCATGGAATCCAAAGGAGACGGGCGGCAAGGTGATCCTCAACCTCCCCGCCACGGTGGAGGGCTCCACGCCCAATGTCTACGCCGACCAGATCGAGTGGTTCTGCCGGAACTTCTCGAGGCGGGACGAGGTGATCATCAGCGTACACACCCACAACGACCGTGGCACCGGTGTCGCGGCCACCGAACTCGCCCTCCTGGCCGGTGCCGAACGGGTGGAAGGCACCCTCTTCGGTAACGGCGAGCGAACCGGGAACCTCGACATCGTGGCGGTCGCCCTCAACATGTACGCGGAGGGAGTGGATCCGGGCCTCGACCTCTCGGACCTGCCTCGGATCCGGAGTGTGTACGAGCGCTGTACCGGCATGACCATCCACCCGAGGCACCCCTATGCAGGGGATCTCGTCTTCACCGCCTTCTCCGGTTCGCACCAGGACGCCATCAAGAAGGCCATGGACCTCCTCAAGACCGAGAAGAAGGACTACTGGGAGGTCCCCTACCTTCCCATCGATCCTATGGACATAGGCCGGAGCTACAAGGCCATCATCCGCATCAACAGCCAGAGCGGGAAGGGCGGGGTCTCCTACGTGCTCCAGGAGGAGTTCGGCCTCGAGATCCCCAAAGGCATGCACCCCGAGGTGGGGAAAAAGGTGAACGAGGTCTCCGACGCCCTCGTACGGGAGCTCTCCCCTCAGGAGGTCTACGAGGTCTTCGAAAAGCACTTCCTCAATCTCTCCGATCCATACGACCTGGTATCCTACAGGATCGAGACCGAGGGGAAGACCGTCCAGATCACCGCCCGGGTGAAGGAACGAGGCGAGGAGAAGGTCCTCACCGGGACCGGGAACGGCCCCATCGACGCCTTTGTCCACGCGATGAAGGGCCAGGGGTGGAACGATTTCGAGATCACCGACTACCACGAACAGGCACTGGGCAAAGGTTCGGACACCGAGGCGGTGGCCTATATCCGGATCACGAGGGATGGACGGGACTACTGGGGCGCAGGTCGTCACACCGACACCATCGCCGCGAGCATCCACGCCCTCCTGAGCGCCTACAACAGAGTCTACACGAAGTGA
- a CDS encoding Hsp20/alpha crystallin family protein, with amino-acid sequence MAKIEIDFDKVAEDIKKATKVFMEVLEENLKTGAEEVQRTFSHLHGEEAADRPDLRFPRVEGLLSNIYLTEENTLVLEFLVPGCGQEDIDLEFKGEYLVLSVGKREDDPRKERAYFYRKGFSLGQPVEARYYIPSDVFDHDRVKAFYHQGILRVEVPMVAQKVKQKKIKIATPGEDQA; translated from the coding sequence ATGGCCAAGATAGAGATCGACTTCGACAAGGTGGCCGAGGACATCAAGAAGGCCACGAAGGTCTTCATGGAGGTGCTCGAGGAGAACCTCAAGACAGGGGCCGAGGAGGTCCAGCGTACCTTTTCCCACCTCCATGGAGAGGAGGCAGCGGACCGTCCCGATCTCAGATTTCCCAGGGTGGAGGGGCTCCTGTCCAACATCTATCTCACCGAGGAGAACACGCTGGTCCTCGAGTTCCTCGTCCCCGGGTGCGGCCAGGAGGACATCGATCTCGAGTTCAAGGGCGAATACCTCGTACTCTCGGTGGGCAAGAGGGAGGACGATCCCCGGAAGGAGAGGGCCTACTTCTATCGCAAGGGGTTTTCCCTCGGACAGCCGGTGGAAGCCCGCTACTACATCCCCTCCGACGTCTTCGATCATGACAGGGTGAAGGCCTTCTACCATCAGGGCATCCTCAGGGTCGAGGTTCCCATGGTGGCGCAGAAGGTGAAGCAGAAGAAGATCAAGATTGCCACTCCTGGTGAGGATCAAGCGTAG
- a CDS encoding methyl-accepting chemotaxis protein, which yields MKLRTTFGLLSWGLGGLSFLLCLSLALLDQRIWEAGAMETSAYRAFSRVVRLASLTEALLSPDLVSPQMTFRQWGKALTEATRDLEGVLPDLDTTLEQELVAQVSRSWETYRTSLLELERVFPLGGVEPAYVMTTRSTQAELLYRFDTLLHSLSWRVEGLLAAGTRVRLALFAVLVVFLALSILLSLSVGVRLARRITALEQVLRAVRGRDLTLRPADRSRDELGEISRHLAATLESLRELVYDAQVTTGKVVSLHHVLSEGEERTLSMLSQIEQELPTLRAMAAALESHFREVVKRVEEIEARTSGLSMNTSSQYEHIRRIEEVVRASHEILTRMEERAGVERRRVEEVRRLLQEGEETFLSSRSLAEETHRELSAVLEVVDVIDDIARQTDILSINAAIESAHAGAAGRGFAVVAGQIRALAEKVGEHSSQIKDTVSRLLGRMEETTSAARRGYDLFERIGDRVRGLLGALESFSEETQRVASEIGTIRAASARVEQDSLQVSEGAGIIAAQARRILEEVKDLEQASVDLSRISRETEQALRESLDSFSRTRDVVEETRSAVEDLSPLLMSFRVAVDMDEETIPVTALS from the coding sequence ATGAAGCTTCGCACCACCTTCGGTCTGCTTTCCTGGGGACTGGGAGGGCTCTCCTTCCTGCTGTGTCTCTCCCTGGCCCTCCTCGATCAGCGGATCTGGGAGGCCGGCGCCATGGAGACCTCGGCCTACCGGGCCTTCTCGCGCGTGGTGAGGCTCGCCTCGCTCACCGAGGCCCTCCTCTCCCCCGACCTCGTGAGCCCGCAGATGACCTTCAGGCAGTGGGGCAAGGCCCTCACCGAGGCAACCCGGGACCTCGAGGGGGTGCTCCCCGATCTGGACACGACGCTGGAGCAGGAGCTCGTGGCGCAGGTCTCCCGTTCCTGGGAGACCTATCGAACCTCCCTCCTCGAGCTCGAGAGGGTGTTCCCTCTCGGTGGCGTGGAGCCGGCCTACGTCATGACCACGAGAAGCACCCAGGCCGAGCTCCTCTACCGCTTCGACACCCTTCTCCATTCCCTCTCCTGGCGCGTGGAAGGTCTTCTCGCCGCAGGGACGAGGGTGAGACTCGCCCTCTTCGCGGTCCTCGTGGTCTTCCTGGCACTGAGCATCCTCCTCTCCCTCTCGGTGGGGGTACGGCTCGCACGACGCATCACCGCCCTCGAGCAGGTGCTCAGGGCGGTGCGCGGGCGCGACCTCACCCTGCGCCCCGCCGACCGTTCCCGCGACGAACTCGGGGAGATCTCCCGCCACCTCGCCGCCACGCTCGAAAGCCTCAGGGAGCTGGTCTACGACGCACAGGTGACCACCGGGAAGGTCGTCTCCCTCCACCACGTACTCTCAGAAGGGGAGGAGCGGACCCTCTCGATGCTCTCACAGATAGAACAGGAGCTTCCCACCCTCAGGGCCATGGCCGCGGCGCTCGAATCCCACTTCAGGGAGGTGGTGAAGCGGGTGGAGGAGATAGAGGCCCGGACCAGCGGCCTCTCGATGAACACCTCATCCCAGTACGAACACATCCGGAGGATCGAGGAGGTGGTGAGGGCCTCGCACGAGATCCTCACCCGTATGGAGGAGCGGGCCGGGGTGGAACGTCGACGGGTCGAGGAGGTGCGCAGGCTCCTGCAGGAGGGGGAGGAAACCTTTCTCTCGTCGAGATCCCTCGCTGAGGAAACCCACAGAGAACTCTCCGCGGTTCTGGAGGTGGTGGATGTCATAGACGACATCGCCCGGCAGACGGACATCCTCTCCATCAATGCGGCGATCGAGAGCGCCCATGCCGGGGCGGCGGGGAGGGGATTCGCGGTGGTTGCAGGGCAGATCAGGGCGCTCGCTGAAAAGGTGGGAGAGCACTCGTCGCAGATCAAGGACACCGTCTCCCGTCTCCTCGGTCGAATGGAAGAGACCACGTCGGCCGCACGTCGGGGGTACGACCTGTTCGAACGCATTGGAGACCGGGTGCGTGGACTCCTCGGGGCCCTCGAGTCCTTCTCTGAAGAGACCCAACGGGTGGCGTCTGAAATCGGGACGATACGCGCCGCTTCCGCTCGAGTGGAACAGGATTCACTGCAGGTGTCGGAAGGGGCCGGGATCATCGCTGCTCAGGCGCGGAGGATCCTTGAAGAGGTGAAGGACCTGGAACAGGCCTCCGTGGATCTCTCCCGGATTTCCCGGGAGACCGAACAGGCCCTCAGGGAGAGCCTCGACTCGTTCTCGCGCACCAGGGATGTGGTCGAGGAGACGAGATCCGCGGTGGAGGACCTCTCGCCCCTCCTCATGAGCTTCAGGGTGGCGGTCGACATGGACGAGGAGACGATCCCGGTGACCGCACTCTCCTGA
- the thpR gene encoding RNA 2',3'-cyclic phosphodiesterase yields MADLRLFFSLDLPARLKEALSRYQRTLPRSLFRPLKPENLHITLAFLGDTPEEEVPHLSRLLMDLPLPSRLVLTAGRPLALPSLSRISVLTLKVGNPGGGLEDLASSLREALLDTGHSFDPKPFKAHLTLAYLHRSLSPGEREEAREIILSLPPFRFGRFSPESITLMQSTLTPAGSIFTPLATRSFGEEA; encoded by the coding sequence GTGGCTGACCTGCGCCTCTTCTTCTCTCTCGACCTCCCCGCCCGGCTCAAGGAGGCCCTCTCCCGGTATCAGCGCACCCTTCCCCGCTCCCTCTTCCGGCCCCTCAAGCCCGAAAACCTCCACATCACCCTCGCCTTCCTCGGGGATACCCCGGAGGAGGAGGTGCCTCACCTCTCCCGCCTCCTCATGGACCTCCCCCTCCCTTCCCGCCTTGTGCTCACCGCGGGCCGTCCCCTCGCCCTCCCCTCGCTCAGCCGCATCTCGGTCCTCACCCTCAAGGTGGGCAACCCCGGGGGTGGACTCGAGGACCTCGCCTCCTCCCTGCGCGAGGCCCTCCTGGACACGGGCCACTCCTTCGATCCCAAGCCCTTCAAGGCCCACCTCACCCTCGCCTACCTGCACAGATCCCTCTCCCCCGGGGAACGGGAGGAGGCGAGGGAGATCATCCTCTCCCTCCCTCCCTTCCGATTCGGCAGATTCTCCCCCGAGTCCATCACGCTCATGCAGAGCACCCTCACCCCGGCGGGTTCGATCTTCACCCCCCTCGCCACCCGGTCTTTTGGTGAGGAGGCCTGA
- a CDS encoding NUDIX hydrolase, which produces MSEHTRPHLVWKEHSRTPVFTTPVFTAVKSRRRGPHDQEADFYLLEVPDWVNVVPLVRDPQGRECFLMVWQYRHGIGDLCLEFPGGVIDRGEQPEEAAARELREETGYRAGTLVLLGRIRPNPAFLDNWTYTFLATDLTLEGAQRLDEHEHIDPVLIPVEEVERSMGDPPLQHALMVVALHWYRRWKEERRG; this is translated from the coding sequence ATGAGCGAACACACACGACCCCACCTCGTCTGGAAGGAACACAGCCGAACCCCTGTGTTCACCACCCCGGTCTTCACCGCCGTGAAATCGAGGAGGAGGGGGCCTCACGATCAGGAGGCGGACTTCTACCTCCTCGAGGTGCCCGACTGGGTGAACGTCGTGCCCCTCGTGCGCGACCCGCAGGGGAGGGAGTGCTTTCTCATGGTGTGGCAGTACCGTCACGGCATAGGAGATCTGTGCCTCGAGTTCCCCGGCGGGGTCATCGATCGCGGCGAGCAGCCGGAAGAGGCAGCTGCCCGCGAGCTCCGCGAGGAGACGGGCTATCGGGCGGGCACGCTCGTCCTCCTCGGACGAATCCGCCCCAACCCCGCATTCCTCGACAACTGGACCTACACCTTTCTCGCCACGGACCTCACCCTGGAGGGGGCCCAGCGGCTCGACGAGCACGAACACATCGATCCGGTCCTCATTCCCGTGGAAGAGGTGGAGCGGAGCATGGGAGACCCGCCGCTTCAGCATGCCCTCATGGTGGTGGCCCTCCACTGGTATCGCAGGTGGAAGGAGGAACGCCGTGGCTGA
- a CDS encoding KamA family radical SAM protein: protein MSLPFLVTPYYRRLADAHPALARQITPSPLEARTLPYETADPLADAAHSPLPRLVHRYPDRALILVTDRCAAYCRFCFRRHFTASGASSLTPGQEQAILAYLREHPEVEEVLLSGGDPLMLPDTRLAALLSGLRALRPGLVIRLGTRIPVVLPARITARLARILAAARPLWVVTHFNHPAELTPEAHAAVEALLTCGLPVVNQTVLLRGVNDHEETLAALFRGLLRWGVKPYYLLQGDLAAGTSHFRTPLSRTFDLYDRLSSMLSGLALPVLAVDLPDGGGKVRLHRSSVVRTDETWYYLQGPDGGLYRYPREEHLYEREDDPS from the coding sequence ATGTCGCTGCCGTTTCTCGTCACCCCCTACTACCGCAGGCTCGCCGACGCCCACCCCGCCCTCGCCCGCCAAATCACCCCCTCGCCCCTCGAGGCCCGCACCCTCCCCTACGAGACGGCCGACCCCCTCGCCGATGCCGCCCACTCCCCCCTCCCCCGGCTCGTCCACCGCTACCCCGACCGCGCCCTCATCCTCGTCACCGATCGCTGCGCCGCCTACTGTCGCTTCTGCTTCAGGCGGCACTTCACCGCCTCCGGGGCGTCGTCCCTCACCCCCGGCCAGGAGCAGGCCATCCTCGCCTACCTTCGGGAACATCCCGAGGTGGAGGAGGTCCTCCTCTCGGGCGGAGACCCCCTCATGCTCCCCGACACCCGACTCGCCGCCCTCCTCTCCGGGCTCCGCGCCCTGCGTCCCGGGCTCGTCATCCGCCTGGGCACACGCATCCCGGTCGTCCTCCCCGCGCGGATCACCGCCCGGCTCGCCCGCATCCTCGCCGCCGCCCGGCCGCTCTGGGTCGTCACCCACTTCAACCACCCCGCCGAACTCACCCCAGAGGCCCACGCCGCCGTGGAGGCCCTCCTCACCTGCGGCCTCCCGGTCGTGAACCAGACCGTACTCCTCCGAGGCGTCAACGACCACGAGGAGACGCTTGCCGCCCTCTTCCGAGGCCTCCTCCGTTGGGGGGTGAAACCCTACTACCTCCTCCAGGGCGACCTCGCCGCAGGTACCTCGCACTTCCGCACCCCCCTCTCCCGCACCTTCGACCTCTACGACCGCCTCTCCTCCATGCTCTCCGGCCTCGCCCTCCCTGTCCTCGCCGTGGACCTCCCCGACGGTGGGGGCAAGGTACGCCTTCACCGCTCCTCGGTGGTACGGACCGACGAGACATGGTACTATCTCCAGGGGCCCGACGGCGGACTCTACCGCTACCCCCGCGAAGAACACCTGTACGAGCGAGAGGACGATCCTTCATGA
- a CDS encoding aldo/keto reductase has protein sequence MEKRRLGNSDMEITRIGLGAWAIGGSWRWGWGPQDERDSIATIHKALDMGINWIDTAPAYGLGVSEEVIGKALKERSDRPYIFTKCGIIWDEAGNARQYISRKTILKEIDESLQRLKVDVIDLYQIHWPTPDDRIEEAWETLAELKEKGKVRYIGVSNFSVAQMERAARIAPITSLQPPYSLLRREIEKEILPYCAEHGIGVIVYSPMGSGLLTGKMTRERIARLPDDDWRRNSDEFNEPRLSRNLALVEILKEIAERHGCTPGEVAIAWVLRHPAVTGAIVGMRRPDQVDGVIHAPEVSLDEDDISRLERFLTENP, from the coding sequence ATGGAGAAAAGACGCTTGGGAAACTCCGACATGGAGATCACCCGTATAGGGCTCGGCGCCTGGGCCATAGGAGGGAGTTGGAGGTGGGGATGGGGCCCCCAGGACGAGCGGGATTCCATCGCCACCATCCACAAGGCCCTGGACATGGGAATCAACTGGATCGACACCGCACCGGCCTACGGCCTCGGGGTCTCGGAGGAGGTGATAGGGAAGGCGCTCAAGGAGCGATCCGACAGGCCCTACATCTTCACCAAGTGCGGGATCATCTGGGACGAGGCGGGCAATGCCCGCCAGTACATCTCCCGCAAGACCATCCTCAAGGAGATCGACGAGAGTCTGCAACGTCTCAAGGTGGATGTCATCGATCTGTACCAGATCCACTGGCCCACCCCCGACGACCGCATAGAAGAGGCGTGGGAGACCCTCGCGGAACTCAAGGAGAAGGGGAAGGTCCGTTACATAGGGGTCTCCAACTTCTCGGTCGCCCAGATGGAACGGGCGGCGAGGATCGCACCCATCACGAGCCTCCAACCCCCCTATTCACTTCTCAGGAGAGAGATAGAAAAGGAGATCCTCCCCTACTGCGCCGAACATGGCATCGGGGTGATCGTGTACTCGCCCATGGGTTCCGGGCTCCTCACCGGGAAGATGACCAGGGAACGGATAGCCCGACTTCCGGATGACGACTGGAGGAGGAATTCCGACGAGTTCAATGAGCCCAGACTCTCCCGCAACCTCGCACTCGTGGAGATCCTCAAGGAAATCGCGGAAAGACACGGGTGCACTCCCGGCGAGGTGGCCATCGCCTGGGTACTCAGGCACCCGGCTGTCACGGGGGCCATCGTAGGGATGCGCCGGCCCGATCAGGTGGACGGGGTCATCCATGCCCCCGAGGTGAGCCTCGACGAAGACGATATCTCCCGCCTCGAGAGATTCCTCACCGAGAACCCATGA
- the ychF gene encoding redox-regulated ATPase YchF, giving the protein MALNCGIVGLPNVGKSTIFSALTAAPAEAANYPFCTIDPNVGIVEVPDPRLYRIAEIIHPRKVVPAAMEFVDIAGLVKGASKGEGLGNQFLANIRQVGIIAHVVRCFEDPDVAHVSGKVDPAEDIATITTELCLADLETVEKRLARLEKQRKSHDRIQAKQAEEAIPLLQRVGSRLSEGVPVRAQGIEKEELERLSDLFLLTAKKQIYVCNVDEEGIHTENDYVKAVRDIAENEGAAVVVLCGKLEAEIAMLEDPEERRAFLEDAGLSEPALNVLIRAAFHTLGLRTFFTAGEKEARAWPFPEGITAQEAAGLIHTDFMKGFVRAEVYRCDDLFELGSEQKIREAGRLRLEGRDYIVQDGDVVYFRVNV; this is encoded by the coding sequence ATGGCACTCAACTGTGGCATCGTGGGACTCCCCAATGTGGGCAAGTCGACCATCTTTTCGGCCCTCACCGCCGCGCCGGCCGAAGCCGCGAACTACCCCTTCTGTACCATCGACCCCAATGTGGGGATCGTGGAAGTGCCCGATCCCCGGCTCTACAGGATCGCGGAGATCATACACCCCCGCAAGGTGGTACCCGCCGCCATGGAGTTCGTCGACATCGCAGGTCTCGTGAAGGGGGCATCGAAGGGGGAGGGGCTCGGCAACCAGTTCCTGGCCAATATCCGGCAGGTGGGTATCATCGCCCACGTGGTGCGTTGTTTCGAGGACCCCGACGTGGCCCACGTGAGCGGCAAGGTGGATCCGGCCGAGGACATCGCCACGATCACCACGGAACTCTGCCTCGCCGATCTCGAGACCGTGGAAAAACGTCTCGCCCGCCTCGAGAAACAGCGGAAGTCGCACGACAGGATCCAGGCGAAACAGGCCGAAGAGGCGATCCCCCTCCTCCAGAGGGTGGGCTCCCGGCTCTCCGAGGGCGTCCCGGTGAGAGCCCAGGGCATCGAGAAGGAGGAACTGGAGCGTCTCTCCGACCTCTTCCTCCTGACCGCCAAGAAGCAGATCTACGTCTGTAATGTGGACGAAGAGGGGATCCATACCGAGAACGACTACGTGAAGGCGGTGAGGGACATCGCGGAAAACGAAGGGGCCGCCGTGGTGGTCCTCTGCGGAAAGCTGGAGGCCGAGATCGCGATGCTGGAAGATCCGGAGGAGCGGCGGGCCTTCCTGGAAGACGCAGGGCTGTCGGAGCCGGCCCTCAACGTGCTCATCCGCGCGGCCTTCCACACCCTCGGGCTGCGCACCTTCTTCACCGCAGGGGAGAAAGAAGCGAGGGCCTGGCCCTTTCCGGAGGGCATCACCGCCCAGGAGGCGGCCGGACTCATCCACACCGACTTCATGAAAGGCTTCGTGCGCGCAGAGGTCTACCGGTGTGACGACCTCTTCGAGCTGGGTTCCGAGCAGAAGATCCGGGAAGCCGGCAGGCTGCGCCTCGAGGGCCGGGACTACATCGTACAGGATGGAGACGTCGTCTACTTCAGGGTCAACGTGTAG
- a CDS encoding 3-isopropylmalate dehydratase small subunit, with protein MAYGFGGKVLFLDRSDINTDEIIPARYLTEISKEALAPYLLEDLKLEGFDPKRDLEGVKVIVTRENFGCGSSREHAVWALEVNGITTVIAAGFARIFRQNMFNCGLLAITLAPELIDDLFREFSAGEALATIDLAKSEVTIRGGEKEKTVPFELGPFERTLVEAGGWVEYADAHY; from the coding sequence ATGGCCTACGGCTTTGGAGGAAAAGTCCTCTTTCTGGACAGGTCCGACATCAACACCGATGAGATCATCCCGGCACGGTATCTCACCGAGATCTCCAAGGAAGCCCTCGCGCCTTACCTCCTCGAGGATCTCAAACTGGAGGGGTTCGATCCGAAGCGGGATCTCGAGGGGGTGAAGGTGATCGTCACCAGGGAGAACTTCGGGTGCGGGTCCTCGAGGGAGCATGCGGTGTGGGCCCTGGAAGTGAACGGGATCACCACGGTGATCGCGGCCGGATTCGCCCGCATCTTCCGTCAGAACATGTTCAACTGCGGACTCCTCGCCATCACCCTCGCCCCTGAACTCATCGACGATCTCTTCAGGGAGTTCTCCGCCGGCGAGGCCCTCGCCACGATCGATCTCGCGAAGAGCGAGGTGACGATCAGAGGGGGGGAGAAGGAGAAGACCGTTCCGTTCGAGCTCGGGCCGTTCGAGCGGACCCTGGTCGAGGCGGGTGGTTGGGTCGAGTACGCCGATGCGCACTACTGA